GGGAGGGTCCAGGGAGGGGGCGCGCAGCCCCCTCCCTGGCCGCCGGAGGCATCTTGCCTCTTATTTCTTCTCTTTCTTCTCTTCCAGCACCGGCTTCAGCACCACATCCAGCGGCCTGCCCAACAAAAAAAGCAGCTCGCTCCGACCCAGCCCCTTTTCGGCCAGGGTGTCGCGCAGGGCATGGTCGTAGGCGATCATTTCCTTGAGGGTCCGCGCGTCCTCGGGGTCGTCGCTTTTGGCGAGCTCGAGGGCCCGGCCCGCGGGGCAGGATTCCTCGTGCTGGACGATGAGGAGCACGGGCGGGCTCTTGTCGGGCAGGAGGTCGAGGCGGGTGAGGCGGTCGACGTCGTAGGCCGCGACCAGGGCGGCGGTGTCGCGGCAGTCGAGCAGGCGGCATTCCATGGGGCGGTCGGCGTAGATGGCGCAGCCTTCGCCGGTATGGAAGCGGCAGGCCCAGCGGCCGGTGAGGGGGTCGCGGCCCGCGAGCTTGACGATCTCGCGCTCCAGGGGTCGGATCTCGTCGGCGATCTGGTCGTGCGCGGGCTCTCCGGCGCGCAGGGTGACGAGGTCGGAGAAGGAGAGCACGGTGCCCATGAGGCAGGCGTCCTCGCCGTGCAGGGCGGGTCCGCCGTTCTCGCAGCAGGTGCCGCAGCGGGTGCAGGATTTCTTGGTCATGCGGTCTCGGTTCCTTCGGGGTGCGTGGGGCAGACGGCCCTGACGTGCAGCAGGCAGTCGGCGTCGAGCCAGGAGACGTAGCCGAGGATCGCGTCGGCGAACCATGCGGAGCGCATGGACTTGCGGTCGGCGGTCCACAGGCGGCGCTGGGCCCGGTCGAAGACGGGGTCGAGGCAGTAGCCGTCCGCGCCGGGTGCGCGTCCGACGATGCCCGCCAGCTCGTCCACGGTGGGCAGGCGCCAGCCGGTGCGCCCGGCGAAGCGTCGCTCGTTCAGACGGGAGCAGTAGGCACGCGCGGCGGCCCAGTCAAGGGGCC
This genomic stretch from Desulfovibrio sp. X2 harbors:
- a CDS encoding YkgJ family cysteine cluster protein, with translation MTKKSCTRCGTCCENGGPALHGEDACLMGTVLSFSDLVTLRAGEPAHDQIADEIRPLEREIVKLAGRDPLTGRWACRFHTGEGCAIYADRPMECRLLDCRDTAALVAAYDVDRLTRLDLLPDKSPPVLLIVQHEESCPAGRALELAKSDDPEDARTLKEMIAYDHALRDTLAEKGLGRSELLFLLGRPLDVVLKPVLEEKKEKK